In a genomic window of Helianthus annuus cultivar XRQ/B chromosome 10, HanXRQr2.0-SUNRISE, whole genome shotgun sequence:
- the LOC110884923 gene encoding histone-lysine N-methyltransferase, H3 lysine-9 specific SUVH1 → MERAFGSDPMSSGNINKSAVLTVKPLRCLAPIFPSQPDPSAPPSHQYASIPPMGPFPPGATPFFPFFAANDPQRPAQQRAFPIPSPVPLNSFKTPVSGNGDIGTSRRGSRNHTVVDEDGNSVSDGYDDGFERNMETGSEVNDKSRVTRRKVRSKSGIPVSSVDVAIESVAENMLKSFNLVEIDTFRQANSDKELVDRVLIVFNLLRRKITQLEERNAVPGVAKRPDLRAGTICMSKAVRANTKKRIGSVPGVEIGDIFFFRMELCLAGVHAPSMAGIDYMGVKVSGEDDSLAVSIVSSGGYEDEGDDGEVLIYSGQGGVQRKDKQSMDQQLVRGNLALEKSLHKSNEVRVIRGLKDFASPTGKVYVYDGLYKIHESWIEKGKSGCNIFKYKFVRVAGQPEAFTLWKSIQQWKDGVTTRPGIILPDLTSGAESLPVCLVNDVDGEKGPPYFSYTPTLKYTKPFPSMKPSVLNCDCCTGGCQSNTGCPCVQKNEGQIPYTSLGVLQSHNTLIHECGNMCICPVNCRNRISQAGLKMRLEVFKTKDKGWGLRSWDPIRSGSFICEYAGAVISEKGIDSEDNYIFDATRAFEPLEPEPSDEPVKFPFPLIISARNEGNVARFMNHSCSPNVYWQPIIRENQDESYFHVGFFAIKHIPPMQELTFDYGMLLAGKAGPRKKKCLCGSLKCKGVFY, encoded by the coding sequence ATGGAACGCGCTTTTGGTTCTGATCCCATGTCGTCTGGTAATATAAACAAGTCTGCGGTTTTGACTGTCAAGCCATTAAGATGCCTTGCCCCAATCTTCCCGTCTCAACCTGATCCGTCTGCACCGCCGTCTCATCAGTATGCATCTATTCCTCCGATGGGTCCGTTTCCACCTGGCGCCACACCGTTCTTCCCGTTCTTCGCCGCAAATGATCCCCAAAGGCCAGCTCAGCAAAGGGCTTTCCCGATCCCGTCACCGGTTCCTTTGAATTCGTTTAAAACACCTGTTTCGGGAAACGGTGACATAGGGACGTCGAGACGGGGGTCCAGGAACCATACAGTTGTAGACGAGGACGGAAACAGTGTAAGTGACGGTTATGACGACGGTTTCGAAAGAAACATGGAAACCGGAAGTGAAGTCAACGACAAATCACGGGTCACCCGTAGGAAAGTCAGGAGCAAAAGCGGAATTCCCGTTTCCAGTGTCGACGTTGCGATCGAGTCAGTAGCTGAGAACATGTTGAAATCATTCAATCTTGTGGAAATAGATACTTTCCGTCAAGCTAACAGTGACAAAGAACTGGTTGACCGTGTACTCATTGTTTTCAACTTACTCAGGAGAAAAATCACACAACTTGAAGAGAGAAACGCCGTTCCAGGTGTAGCCAAACGCCCCGACTTACGTGCAGGTACTATCTGTATGAGTAAAGCCGTCCGCGCGAATACCAAGAAAAGGATCGGATCGGTGCCAGGTGTCGAGATCGGTGATATTTTCTTTTTCCGTATGGAGTTATGTTTGGCCGGAGTGCATGCTCCGAGTATGGCTGGAATCGATTATATGGGAGTTAAGGTTTCTGGTGAAGACGATTCATTGGCGGTCAGTATCGTTTCTTCCGGTGGATACGAAGACGAAGGCGATGATGGTGAGGTGCTAATCTACAGTGGTCAAGGTGGTGTTCAAAGGAAAGATAAACAATCAATGGATCAACAACTAGTAAGGGGTAATCTCGCTCTTGAAAAAAGCTTACACAAGTCTAACGAGGTAAGAGTTATTCGCGGTCTTAAAGATTTCGCAAGTCCGACCGGTAAAGTGTATGTATACGATGGATTATACAAAATACACGAGTCGTGGATCGAAAAAGGGAAATCCGGTTGCAACATTTTCAAGTACAAATTTGTGCGAGTTGCTGGACAACCTGAAGCGTTTACTCTGTGGAAATCAATCCAGCAATGGAAAGACGGTGTTACTACGCGTCCCGGTATTATTCTACCCGATCTTACCTCTGGAGCCGAAAGTTTACCCGTTTGTCTTGTAAACGATGTGGACGGTGAAAAGGGCCCACCTTATTTTAGCTACACACCGACTCTTAAGTACACAAAGCCGTTTCCGTCAATGAAACCATCTGTGTTAAACTGCGATTGCTGTACGGGTGGATGCCAATCAAACACTGGATGTCCTTGTGTTCAAAAAAACGAAGGCCAAATTCCATATACCTCACTTGGTGTTCTTCAGAGTCATAACACATTGATTCACGAGTGTGGTAATATGTGTATATGTCCTGTTAATTGCAGGAACCGAATTTCACAAGCGGGGTTGAAAATGCGTCTAGAGGTGTTTAAAACAAAGGATAAAGGTTGGGGACTTAGATCATGGGACCCGATTCGTTCGGGTTCGTTTATATGTGAATATGCAGGGGCTGTCATATCCGAAAAGGGTATTGATTCTGAGGATAATTATATTTTCGATGCTACTCGCGCGTTTGAGCCGTTGGAACCTGAACCTAGTGATGAACCGGTTAAATTTCCGTTTCCTTTAATTATTAGTGCCAGGAATGAGGGAAATGTGGCCAGGTTTATGAACCATAGTTGCTCACCGAATGTGTATTGGCAGCCGATTATTCGTGAAAATCAAGATGAGTCGTATTTTCATGTTGGGTTTTTTGCAATCAAGCATATTCCTCCTATGCAGGAGTTAACGTTTGACTATGGAATGCTACTGGCTGGCAAAGCGGGCCCACGGAAGAAAAAGTGTTTGTGTGGATCATTGAAATGCAAAGGCGTTTTCTACTAG